aacaacaaggtaactaatgataaaagtgagcgtaaacggtattgcaatgataggaaacaaggcctagggttcatactttcaccagtgcaagttctctcaacaataataacataattggatcatataactatccctcaacatgcaacaaagagtcactccaaagtcactaatagcggagaacaaacgaagagattatggtagggtacgaaaccacctcaaagttattctttccgatcaatccattgggctattcctataagtgtcacaaacagccctagagttcgtagtaaaataacaccttaagacacacatcaaccaaaaccctaatgtcacctagatactccaatgtcacctcaagtatccgtgggaatgattatacgatatgcatcacacaatctcagattcatctattcaaccaacacatagaacctcaatgagtgccccaaagtttctaccggagagtcaagacgaaaacgtgtgccaacccctatgcataggttcatgggcggaacccgcaagttgatcaccaaaagatacatcaagtgaatcaatagaataacccattgtcaccacggttatcccacgcaagacatacatcaagtgttctcaaatcatgaaagactcaatctgataagataacttcaaagggaaaactcaatccattacaagagagtagagggggagaaacatcataagatccaactataatagcaaagcttgcgatacatcaagatcgtgccaaatcaagaacacgagagagagagagagatcaaacacatagctactggtacataccctcagccccgagggtgaactactccctcctcgtcatggggagcgccgggatgatgaagatggccaccggcaagggatcccccctccggcagggtgccggaaccgggtcccgattggtttttggtggctacagaggcttgcggcggcggaactcccgatctattctgttccccgatcgttttagggtatatggatatatataggcggaagaaatacgccaggggagccacgaggggcccacgagggtggagggcgcgcccagggggtgggcgcgcccaggggtgggcgcgcccccctgcctcgtgccttccttgttgctttcttgacgtggactccaagtctcccgggttgctttctttccaaaaataacttctccagaaggtttcattccgtttcgactctgtttgatattccttttcttcgaaacgctgaaacaaggggaaaaacaggaactggcactgggctctaggtcaataggttagtcccaaaaataatataaaagtgcagagtaaagcccataaaacatccaagatggataatataatagcatgaatacttcataaattatagatacgttggagatgtatcagtcaGCACGGTGCTAAGGGACGCGCGCGAGCGCTACCCCATGCAACAGAAACTCCTCCTTGCACTTCCGGTCGCCTccaggaaactgcgccactactttcAAGGCCACACCACCAAGGTCATCTCTGCATACTCTCTGGAGCAAGTACTGCGCAGCCCCAATGCCGTCGACCgagtcgccgagtggaacattgAGCTGCAGGCCTTCCAGCTAGAATTATgtaccaccagggtcatcaagggtgcGGCTCTCGCCGATTTTGTGGCGGAGTGGACGGATACATACGAGGAAGAGCCTCGCCAGGGCAAATCCCTCCTGGCTGGAGATGAGGTGCCCAGCGgctgggtcatgcacttcgacggcGCCTTCTCCAGGCAGGGCACAGGGGCTGGCGACGTGCTCGTGTCGCCAGCCagggacaagctctactacgccgccCAGTTTTGCTTCAAGCACGGCAaaaaggtctccaacaacattgcggAGTACGAGGGCCTCATCGCGGGCCTCAAAGGCTGCCTCTGCCTTGGGTATCAGGCGCCTCACTATCAAGGGCGATTCTCAGCTGCTCATCAACTTCTCCAATAAAAAGTACAatccgaaggacgagcacatggcgGCCTACCTAGAGGAGTTACGTAAACTTGAGAAGCGTTTCCTGGGCTTAGAGTTGCAGCACATCCCATGCGGTgccaacaaggaagccgatgacATCGCCAAGCGAGCGTCTCGCCGCGAGGCCCAAAGCCCTGGCGTCTTCGAAGAAAGACTCCTCAAGCCATTAGACACGCCCCCCGCCGTCGGCGCAGCGCTACTCCGCGaggtgtcccccccccccccacgccgTCCACAGGCGCGCCGGACTGCGGCCCGACCTTGGGAGCCCGCTTGCTGCTGGCGCTGGAGCCCTAGGCGGACAGCTGGGTTACGGAGCTCAAGGCTAACCTGCTCAACGGAACCCTCCCCGCAAAGTACTCAAAAGCGGAGCAAATCGCCCGGCAGGCCACGGCGTACTGATGGCGAGCTGTACCACAGGCGCCCCAATGGCATTTCACTGCGATGCATCTCAGAACAGCAAGGGCGTGAGCTACTCGCCGACATTCACGGGGGAGATTGCGGGCACCACTCCTCATCACGCACCCTCGCCGGTAAGGTGTTCTACAGTGGCTTCTACTGGCCCACAGCGCTCCGCGACGCCGCCAAGCTGGTCCAATCCTGTGAAGCCTGcgagttccacgccaagcaaatccaccagcctGCGCAGGGGCTCCAAACAATCCCACTCTCATGGCCCTTTGCGGTgtgggggctggacatcctgggccccttcccccgcgTGGCTGgcggctaccgctacctctaccccgccatcgacaaattcaccaagtgggcagaGGTTGAGCCCTTGCGCACCATCCCGGCGGGCTCggccgtcaagttcatcaagggccttgtGAGCCGATTCGGCGTCCCCAACCgtatcatcactgacaatggctcCCAGTTTAGAGTGGTCTTTTCAAgtcctactgtgctaaccttggcacgcagatctgctacgcctCCGTAGCGCACCCGAGAAGCAACGGCCAAGCCGAGCGTGCGAACACTGAGGTCCTCAAGGGCCTCAAGACAAGGAGCTTAAAGAAGAATCTCGAAGCCTGCGACAAGGGCTACCTGGACGAGCTGCAGTcagtgctgtggtccatccgcacgaCAGCAACTAGGCCCACTGATGAAACccccttcttcctcgtctacagGGCTGAGGCGGTCCTACCCTTGGAGCTTAAGCATGGCTCCCCGCGAGTCCTGGCATTTGACAAAGCGCGTCAGGACGGTTCGCAGGAGTCCGACCTATTGCTACTTGAGGAGGCCCGCCGCCAGGCCGCCTTTCGCGCCGCGAGGTACCAGCAGGCCTTGCgacgctaccatagccgcaacaTCCGCCCTCGCACCATCGAGGTCGGGGATCTCGTCCTACGTGGAATCCTCTCCAGGGAGGGGCTCcacaagctctcacccatgtgggaagGCCCTTTCAGTGTCGGTCATATCTCCAGGCCAGGCGTCGCCCGCTGGAGACTCCTGTGCCTAATGCCTGGAGCATCCAACACCTCCACAAGTTCTACCCGTAACCCTCACACGTACGAACGGAAGGGGGCTGTACATGCCCTGGAGACTCTCAACAGAGCTCCTGCCCATGCccaagtggaagccccatgctccgcaCTGGTGGAACGATCGAACCGCGATCATgcccacgcccaagtggaagccccatgctccgcgctggcgaAACGATCGAACCGCGATCATGCCCACGCCCAAGTGGAACCCCCACGCTCTGTGTTGGCGGAACGATCGACCAGCGATCATACCCACACCctagtggaagccccatgctccgcgTGGCGGAACAACAAACTGAGGCCGCCCCCCGGCAGCCACCTATTTCTTCTCTATGTAATGGATTTAACCTTCTCGTCTCAGTAAAGCTCTCGGTTTTTGCTATGTTTTTTGCCTTATGAGCGACACACACGCTCGCGACCTCCCTCCTTAGCCTTTTGCGAGCGAGGGTTGGACACGGTGCCTGTGCTCGGGTCAGTCCCAGCATCACTGGAAGAGCCAAGTAACCGGGCTCTGGCTCGCGAGCCTACCCCCGTGCACGCCACCCCACCAAGGTTCTTGGTGTCTTCTTTACTCGCGAAACGCTTATGAGCGGGTCCGCGGGCGTGCCCCGTCCTATTACGGTACAGCCTCCTGTGCATAGTGGCTTCAGGGGCCAGCCCAAGGCGCCCACCTCAGTGGGAGGCGTCGCGAGCTCGTACCTCGCGGGATGCACCTAACCGAGCATGTCCCCCCGGGTTTTGGAGCCCCACAAAGCTAAGCCTAAACATCTCgcgagcatcgcgcctcaggagcccATGCCTCCAGACCCAGTTCAGGCATCGCGACCTAACATGCCGGCGGCGGTAGAAGTTCGCTCGGGGGCTGGGCCTTAACAATGTAGAACGCGAGAAAGTAAAAGGAATAACAAGCCCCGGGAAGCAACCCCGTGGGGTTGCGCTCGTTCATCGTGCCATCAAACGCCTAAGCAAAGTTCACGGTCTCCACGCCCCCACTGGGCCACGATCGGCTACAAACAAGTATACAAGGAGGGGACCTAAGGAGATGTGTCACTGTCGATGGCGCGGTCATCAACTTCGTCTTCTTCAGCTCCGCCTTGGCCTTCGCTGCTATCGTGGGCAAATTGCACATTCAAGGCGTCCACGTGGTCCTCTACCGCCTTTTTGAGGGCGCCGCGGAGATCCTCCAAGACTGGGGCTATCACAGCCTCGAAGTTGAAATTAGGATCGGCGTGGAGGAGGTGGTTGAAGACGCGCGTCGCCGCCTGGGTAAGGAGGTCGCGACATTCCTCTTCGATGATTCCGCCCACCTTATTGGCGCCATCCTCAAGCCGCTCCACGACCTTGGTGAAGAAGGCGAGGTAGCTGGCGTCGTCGGTCTCAAGGGGGCTGGACACATCCTCCTTGCAAATAAAGCCCAAGGTGCGACGAGCCCGTAGCTCGAGAGCCTGGAACATCTTGGAGCGCTCGTGCTGCCGCCCCCGAGCCCGGTTCGCCTCATCCCTCGCCTGTTCCACAACGGACATGACGCTCCCCACTTGCTCCTGGAGTGTGGCTAGCTCGGCCAAGCTCTGGCTTCCAGCGCGATCGCTCGTCAATTTTCTGCTTCAGCCAACAGCTCCTTGAGGCCATCTATTTTGTGCTTCAGTTCCTCTCGCCGAACCTTGAAACGACCCTCTTGCCGCTTCAGCTTCTCGCTGTGTTCCTTGGCAAGTGCAATGCAAGCCTGCGCGATCTTCGCGTCGGCATCCCCTGGATCTTCTTCGCCTTGGCGGCCAGGGCCGCGTTGGCCTTGTCAAGGCGCTGGGTGTAGGCACTCTGGTCAGCAGCAACCATGCGTTCCAGCACCTCCAGTCGCTCGCGCTCCAGGTCCTGAGCGGATGTTGTCAGCGCGAGCTCCCACTCGAGGATGCCAAGGTCCGCTTCGCATGCCAGCTCCCCACGGGCGGAGAGGGCGACCCTCTGCGCTTAGAGTTGTTGTTCTAGCATCGCGTTCTGGTTCCGGAGCTCTTGCTCACAGGCTTTCACCGCTTCACGGCGCTGGTCTGCTGCCTCGGCCTCCTGAAGAGCGCGCTCACGGGCCGACTTCGCCTCGGCAACAGACGCCCCACCATTCGCACGAGAGGCCTCGTTTTGGCGGCGGCCATGGTTAATGGCGACTTCAAGCTGATGCCACCCATGCACCAAGCGTAGGCGCTATGCAGCAAGAGGAGCTTCAAAGTCATGGAGCTCTGTGCCAAGCTGGCCCAGCGCGGTCATGGCATTCTGCAGAACCCCATGCCTAAGCATGGTATGGCTACTCACAAGCGCCAAGGCCCAATCCGggctcgccccccccccctcgcccctgatgacccacaagtatgggggatctatcgtagtcctttcgataagtaagagtgtcgaacccaacgaggagcagaaggaaatgataagcggttttcagcaaggtattctctgcaagcactgaaattataggtaacagatagttttgtgatgggataattggtaacgagcaacaagtaacaaaagtaaataagtgcagcaaggtggcccaatcctttttgtagcaaaggacaagcctggacaaactcttatataaagaaaagcgctcccgaggacacatgggaattatcgtcaagctagttgtcatcacgttcatatgattcgcgttcggtactttgataatttgatatgtgggtggaccggtgcttgggtgctgttcttacttgaacaagcatcccacttatgattaacctctattgcaagcatccgcaactacaacaaaagtattaaggtaaacctaaccatagcatgaaacatatggatccaaatcagccccttacgaagcaacgcataaactagggtttaagcttctgtcactctagcaacccatcacctacttattacttcccaatgccttcctctaggcccaaataatggtgaagtgttatgtagtcgacgttcacataacaccactagaggagagacaacatacatctcatcaaaatattgaacgaataccaaattcacatgactactaatagcaagacttctcccatgtcctcgggaacaaacgtaactactcacaaatcatattcatgtccatattcagaggagtattaatatgcatataggatctgaacatatgatcttccaccaaataaaccaactagcatcaactacaatgagtaatcaacactactagcaacctacaggtaccaatcccagacttagagacaagaattggatacaagagatgaactagtgtttgagaggagatggtgctggtgaagatgttgatggagattgccctctcccgatgagaggagcgttggtgatgacgatggcgatgatt
This genomic window from Aegilops tauschii subsp. strangulata cultivar AL8/78 chromosome 4, Aet v6.0, whole genome shotgun sequence contains:
- the LOC141021875 gene encoding uncharacterized protein; translation: MAFHCDASQNSKGVSYSPTFTGEIAGTTPHHAPSPICYASVAHPRSNGQAERANTEVLKGLKTRSLKKNLEACDKGYLDELQSVLWSIRTTATRPTDETPFFLVYRAEAVLPLELKHGSPRVLAFDKARQDGSQESDLLLLEEARRQAAFRAARYQQALRRYHSRNIRPRTIEVGDLVLRGILSREGLHKLSPMGQPKAPTSVGGVASSYLAGCT